CACTAGAATATCTCCCATTGCACCAGGCCTGATCACCAGTATGTTCTCAACCCTCCCCGGTTGCCTATTCATTCCACAATCACCACCTCGGGCCTCTGGTAACAATCTCTGAGGAGAGAGAGGACTTCCGTATCCGATCTTCGTATTCTCATCTTCTCTTCTCTCCTGGCTTTGGAGACTCCAGACAGCTTGGCTATGGCCATGCCCAGACTGGCGAAGTGGGTCAAATCGAGACGTAGGAAAGCCAGCATCGACTGAAACAGAAGGAAAAGACAATGCTGAACCAGCTTGTCAACATCAGATAGATTCTTCCATATGAAGAGAAGTCGGTTTCTTCTGGAAACGGCCTTCACATAAGCCTTTCTGAATCTGCCCACAGTGGTGTTGGGCCTATGCCGGACAATAGATGTGGGCTCGTAATGGATTTCCCATCCTCTCTTCCACGCCCTGTAGGAAAGGTCAGCATCTTCCCAGTTGAACGGCACAAAGAGCTCATCGAACCCGCCCAAGGCCTCCAGTTTCTTCCTGCTGAATGCAGAAAAGGCACCTGAAGCATGGAAAGAATAGTAGGGCTCAGAAGAGTCAATCCTCCTTACCTCCACATCATAGTTCCTGTGTATCCTGAAAAAACCTCTTTTGAATTCGCCTATCTTGCCGCCATCTCTGAACATCTTTCCGTCCCAATCGTAGCACTTGCACACGACAGCAAAGACATTTTCATTCTCAAAATGATCAAGCAAAGGTTTGAGAAAGTGTTCATCCACATCAGTGTCATTGTTCAGAAGAACCACAATTTCATACCTGCTTTCTCTGAAACCGGCATTGCTGGCCCCTGCGAAACCTCTTCTGACTTTCGTTCTCAAGACTCGAACCTGTGGAAAATGTTTTCTTAAGAAGTCAACCGTCGAGTCACTGCTGTGGTCATCGTAGACAATTGCTTCCCAGGGCCTTCCGCATACCCTTGCTGCTTTCAGAACCGATGGGAGAAACCTCCGCAGAAGTTCCTTCCCCTCCCATGTGGGAATGACTATACTCACCCCTGGGCTCGACTTGTCCTCCACATTTCCCATAGCTTGACATACTTTACGAGCACGTGAACGGCAGAGAGAAGGCTCAGAATAAGGCCTGGCATTCCGTCAAGAAAACCCCGTTTGAAGAAATACATCTTCAAAAACATGAATGCCGGCCTGAAAAGGAGATCACCTATTCCTGCCCTTCTCCCTTTTTCATACAGACTTTGTGCTGAAAGGCTGGTGAACTTGTCCAGTTTCGAGAGGTAGTGTTTGAGGTCGGGATCTGAATAGTGCAACAGATCCCTCTTGAGCTTTCCCACCTCTCCGCTGACCGTCACGCATTCATGCACAAGAACATCGTTGAAGGCTCCTTTATCCTTCCTGAATAACCTGAGCACATGTCCGGGATACCACCCACCATACATCATCCATCTCCCCAGAAAAAGAGTTCTTCGAGGCAGCAGATACCCACTATGGCTCTTGTTCTTCCTTACTACCTCAACTATCTCTTCTGCAAGCTGTGGGCTCACCCTCTCATCTGCATCGATAGAGAGAACCCAGTCACAGCTAGCCTTTGCCGCTGCATTGTTCTTGAGCTTTCCGTATCCTTCGAACCTCACCTGGTAGACCTTATCCGTGAATTTCCTTGCAAGCTCTATTGTTGAATCGACACTCTGCGAATCGACTACCACGATCTCATCTGCAAAACTGAGAGATTTAAGACAGTCCGCTATGTTTGCCTCTTCATTAAGGGTGACCACAACTGCAGACAGTTTACTCATTATTGGATGAACCTTTCAGAATCCAATCTGCGGCCTTTTCCAAATTCTCAACGACCGCATCTGGAGTAACCAAAGCCCGAGAATCCTTCCCGTGGCCGGTGAGAACAAGTATTGCCTTTAGCCCAGCGTTTCTGCCCAGTTCAATGTCAACGGAATCGTCTCCAATAACATAAGAACCATCCAAAGATATCGAGAGTTCATCGACCGCTCTGTCTATCATACCGGTTGAGGGCTTCCTGCAGGTGCAACCCTCGTCAGGCGCGTGGGGACAGTAGTAAAGAGCATCATAGTCAGTGCCCGCTTCCCTCAACAGATCCCTCAGTCTGGTGTGCACTGCTGTCAAAACATCCAGGGTAAAGTAACCGCGGCCAACTCCGGATTGATTTGTGACAATCACCACCTTGAATCCGGCATCCCTCAGACGGCGTACAGCTTCGGCCACCCCTGGAAATAGCTCCACTTTGTCCGAATCGTCCAGGTAGGGAACGTCCGGGCACACTGTCCCGTCTCTATCCAGAAAAACTGCCCTCTTCACCTGAGAACCTCCTCTACCGCATCCAGTACAACATCAGTCCCCACATTCTGGAGACACCCGTAGTGACCAAATCTGCATACCCTGTCGAAACACGGACTGCATTCAACCTTCTCATATACCACCACGTTCTTATTCCCAATAGGGGATGTCCACTCAGGGCTTGTGGAACCGAAGATGGACACGACTGGTGTTCCCACACCGGCGGCAACATGCGCGATCCCGGTGTCATTTGAAACGAGACAAACACATCTCTTCAATAGGTAGGCTGCTTCAGTGAGCGTCAACTTGCCGCAAAGGTCAA
The genomic region above belongs to candidate division TA06 bacterium and contains:
- the gmhB gene encoding D-glycero-beta-D-manno-heptose 1,7-bisphosphate 7-phosphatase — protein: MKRAVFLDRDGTVCPDVPYLDDSDKVELFPGVAEAVRRLRDAGFKVVIVTNQSGVGRGYFTLDVLTAVHTRLRDLLREAGTDYDALYYCPHAPDEGCTCRKPSTGMIDRAVDELSISLDGSYVIGDDSVDIELGRNAGLKAILVLTGHGKDSRALVTPDAVVENLEKAADWILKGSSNNE
- a CDS encoding glycosyltransferase family 2 protein — translated: MGNVEDKSSPGVSIVIPTWEGKELLRRFLPSVLKAARVCGRPWEAIVYDDHSSDSTVDFLRKHFPQVRVLRTKVRRGFAGASNAGFRESRYEIVVLLNNDTDVDEHFLKPLLDHFENENVFAVVCKCYDWDGKMFRDGGKIGEFKRGFFRIHRNYDVEVRRIDSSEPYYSFHASGAFSAFSRKKLEALGGFDELFVPFNWEDADLSYRAWKRGWEIHYEPTSIVRHRPNTTVGRFRKAYVKAVSRRNRLLFIWKNLSDVDKLVQHCLFLLFQSMLAFLRLDLTHFASLGMAIAKLSGVSKARREEKMRIRRSDTEVLSLLRDCYQRPEVVIVE
- a CDS encoding glycosyltransferase family 2 protein, with protein sequence MSKLSAVVVTLNEEANIADCLKSLSFADEIVVVDSQSVDSTIELARKFTDKVYQVRFEGYGKLKNNAAAKASCDWVLSIDADERVSPQLAEEIVEVVRKNKSHSGYLLPRRTLFLGRWMMYGGWYPGHVLRLFRKDKGAFNDVLVHECVTVSGEVGKLKRDLLHYSDPDLKHYLSKLDKFTSLSAQSLYEKGRRAGIGDLLFRPAFMFLKMYFFKRGFLDGMPGLILSLLSAVHVLVKYVKLWEMWRTSRAQG